The DNA sequence CTTCACAGTTGATAAGTGGGTATTTTGTAGATCTAGCCTAGAGTTGTTTGATGCGTTGTTTCTGCAAAGGGTAGCTACCTCCATCCTTTATCCAACGTATGAATACAAAAGTACAGAGTTTTGCCAAAATATTCTGCACAAGAGAAGACCCTAAAGCCTAACCATGGGGGACCCAACTTCTCGAAGAAATCAAACAAGAAATCGACTACGAGCTCAACTTCGGAAGAAAAGGGAATCTTTGGCTGATCAGTTTGACTTCAAGATTTATATAGCCTTCGTTTTCAAAGAAAAGGTTTGTCAGAATGGAAGAATACAATCTTTTGACAATCCAAAAGTATACTCTCATACGTTGACATACTTTTCTTCATCTCTTTGCTAATTACACAATTAAATGTTGAATTCAGACCGGTTTCTTTTTATGTGCCCACAGCAAAACGACTTTAAATTAAAGTTTGTTCCTGTGCTTTGTCATTACAGAAAAAGAAGTCTGCCCTTTTTGAGGTAGCTGAAGTGGTGCCGGTGATGACCAACAACTATGAAGAAAACATCATACGAGGTGTGCGAGATTCCAGCTACTCTCTCGATAGTTCAATAGAACTCCTGCAAAAAGATGTTGTGCAACTGCACGCCCCCCGATACCAGTCAATGCGAAGGGTAAGTCGGTGCATCATCTTAGGGGGGGTGCTTGAAGAAGACAAAGTCCAATTGTGTTTGacattgttttctgtttcaCAGGATGTGATAGGCTGCACACAGGAGATGGACTTCATCCTTTGGCCACGCAACGATATTGAGAAGATTGTCTGTCTACTGTTCTCCAGATGGAAGGGGGCCGATGATGAACCCTTTCGGCCTGTTCAGGTCAGAACGTGGCACCTCGCCAGATTGCTGTAAATGTTTAAAGACTGCTGGTTTTTTAATTCAAATTAGAGCTGCAGCCAAATGATTTTCATTACCAATTAATACGCAGATTACTTTATAGATTAATCGGGTGATTGTTTAGTTAATAAAAGGTCAAACAGTGACcttttctttattgaaaaatagCCTGATTTTCACATTgagacatttaaaatatatcttaCTCTACCAAGAAATATTCATAAAAGAATGAATGAATTTGATTCATAAATCACCCTGCTTTTATCAATATGAAACATAATGTACTTTTTGACTCA is a window from the Pseudoliparis swirei isolate HS2019 ecotype Mariana Trench unplaced genomic scaffold, NWPU_hadal_v1 hadal_136, whole genome shotgun sequence genome containing:
- the cunh6orf62 gene encoding uncharacterized protein C6orf62 homolog → MGDPTSRRNQTRNRLRAQLRKKRESLADQFDFKIYIAFVFKEKKKKSALFEVAEVVPVMTNNYEENIIRGVRDSSYSLDSSIELLQKDVVQLHAPRYQSMRRDVIGCTQEMDFILWPRNDIEKIVCLLFSRWKGADDEPFRPVQAKFEFHHGDYEKQFLHALGRKDKAGMVMNNPTQSVFLFMDRQHFQTTKTKATVFKLCSLCLYLPQDQLTCWGVGDIEDHLRPYMPD